The Daucus carota subsp. sativus chromosome 9, DH1 v3.0, whole genome shotgun sequence genome window below encodes:
- the LOC108201522 gene encoding F-box protein At5g07610-like: MFPVSRIDGGNDSLLDLIFPRLPVRSLTRFKSVSKQWCALISNAQFGRRHTVENPSSRIPSGLYLYRPVCYRDNTVHSISVDELGRKIPSFSDPVELPDNAPIKLRLPEKNIMRMVQSCNGLSLFRFNAVYAHNFHCVRNLVTNQLKLVPVPKLNAENYGYVANCCLAFEPLVSPHFKVICVQVVICPSRRRLVSKFLKFSSETGQWVDTSVSVVGTGLEFARGEYCNGAVYLIRVNRLSCYRFDIDAAKLTQIALPPQARGSHFRHFGESCGHLYLAGVRDNTAKILNVYELDLVNMKWKIKHWVHIDRLISSFPQVIVNGGNQMCHSTQSMLGVFRGERDEDSALIANVLGTVVSYNFKRKKVEVLLSELQWKDDIRSISAGPPFVPAYPLIASLHPL; the protein is encoded by the coding sequence atgttccCCGTCAGCAGAATTGATGGGGGCAACGATAGCTTACTGGATCTTATCTTTCCCCGTCTCCCTGTCAGATCACTGACGCGATTCAAATCGGTATCAAAACAATGGTGTGCCCTAATCTCCAATGCCCAGTTCGGCCGCCGCCACACTGTTGAAAACCCTAGTTCTCGCATCCCCTCTGGACTCTACTTATACAGGCCCGTCTGTTATCGGGATAATACAGTTCATTCAATCTCTGTTGATGAATTAGGGCGTAAAATTCCTTCTTTTTCAGATCCAGTTGAACTACCTGATAATGCTCCAATCAAGTTGAGGCTCCCAGAGAAAAATATCATGCGGATGGTACAGTCTTGTAATGGATTGTCTTTATTTAGATTCAATGCTGTTTATGCTCATAATTTCCATTGTGTTCGTAATTTAGTTACGAATCAACTAAAGTTAGTACCTGTGCCCAAATTAAATGCTGAAAATTATGGTTATGTTGCTAATTGTTGTTTGGCGTTTGAGCCTTTAGTATCACCCCATTTCAAAGTTATATGTGTGCAAGTGGTTATTTGTCCATCCCGACGCCGACTAGtgtctaaatttttaaaatttagttcagAAACTGGTCAATGGGTAGATACCAGTGTTTCTGTGGTTGGAACTGGGCTGGAATTTGCCAGGGGTGAGTATTGCAATGGTGCAGTTTATTTGATCCGGGTAAACAGGCTATCTTGCTATCGTTTTGATATCGATGCTGCGAAATTGACCCAAATCGCTCTGCCTCCACAGGCTCGTGGTTCACACTTCCGGCATTTTGGAGAATCTTGTGGACACCTGTACCTTGCAGGTGTCCGAGATAATACagcaaaaattttaaatgtgtACGAGCTGGACCTTGTTAATATGAAGTGGAAAATCAAGCACTGGGTTCATATTGATCGTCTCATATCATCATTCCCACAGGTTATTGTGAATGGGGGAAATCAGATGTGTCACTCCACCCAATCGATGTTAGGTGTTTTTAGGGGAGAACGGGATGAAGACTCAGCTCTTATTGCAAATGTTTTGGGCACAGTTGTTTCGTATAATTTCAAGCGTAAGAAGGTTGAGGTACTGCTATCTGAGCTCCAATGGAAGGATGATATTAGGAGTATTTCTGCTGGACCTCCATTTGTTCCTGCATATCCACTGATTGCAAGCCTACATCCTTTGTAA